A window of the Bacillota bacterium genome harbors these coding sequences:
- a CDS encoding NEW3 domain-containing protein, whose product MRKVRMAAFLLALTLTFIPAPFAMARNAEFNAIPETGMAKIILDMQKLPVVGTVMMVGAHPDDEDNALLAYLTKGAHVNAYYLVATHGEGGQNEIGPELYEALGVLRSQELASARTIDGAIQLYLGATDFGFSKSGDEALQKWGHAQLLSRMVRVFRQYRPDIVMTHHDPIHGHGHHQAVGRLVLEAVRAAADPSQFPEQIRDQGLQPWQVLKLYVADSREPIYLTPDLQARVSDEYSMSAWADKPTVDINVGAFDPILGRSYQEVGALARSMHKCQGMVRPGVKGDQIVHYRLVESAVGVQANAKEKSVFDGIDTSLNALLAGLNAPSDALTSLRQRIVELDSTVRDVLAGLSYAQPQAVAGDLLRGLQLVREMEREVSAMPIAPADRSLVLQRLADKERDFVQAAQDLFAASLDVTTDDADVVPGQTVTVTAAFWNRGDEPVENIRIHLDLPVGWTVSPETVEFASVTHNQKVEAKFKVTVAPKASYTDAHDNSPVQATADWEVMGVPLSTAGAAEMRVVPVVAVSLTPEKLMTLALDTAVVKELAVGLRNNSKGPITGRVVLDLPKGWTLADSSATEFTLKSEGQETSVPVKVVIPAHALTGRYMIGARAEYGGGESNVGYQVIAYPHINTRYLYKPAQARLAVIDVKVAPELKVGYVSSGFDQVPEYLEEMSVNVHLLTAADLNASDLSQYDTIILGIRAYLSRPDLVANNGRLLDYVRNGGNLIVQYSKTGEWRQDYAPFPITVSSNRVTVEEAPVTVLQPDHVLFNAPNKISAEDWEGWIQERGLYFPNSWAKEYTALTACNDPGEPSQQGPWLIARYGKGTYIYTAYVWYRQLDSLVSGGYRIFANMISLPRVQHGDATH is encoded by the coding sequence ATGCGGAAGGTTCGGATGGCGGCTTTCTTACTAGCGTTGACCCTAACCTTTATCCCAGCTCCTTTTGCTATGGCACGAAACGCTGAGTTCAACGCGATTCCAGAGACGGGAATGGCGAAGATTATCCTGGATATGCAGAAGCTCCCTGTAGTGGGAACGGTCATGATGGTGGGGGCTCACCCAGATGACGAGGATAACGCGCTCCTCGCTTATCTGACCAAAGGGGCGCATGTGAATGCATATTACCTTGTCGCGACCCATGGTGAAGGAGGTCAGAACGAGATCGGTCCGGAGCTGTACGAGGCCCTCGGGGTGCTACGATCTCAGGAACTCGCGTCCGCTCGCACAATAGACGGCGCGATCCAGCTATACCTCGGAGCTACTGACTTCGGCTTCTCCAAATCGGGCGACGAGGCCCTCCAAAAGTGGGGACATGCACAGCTTCTATCGCGCATGGTGCGGGTCTTTCGGCAATATCGTCCTGATATTGTGATGACACATCACGACCCCATTCACGGACACGGTCACCATCAGGCTGTAGGGAGATTGGTTCTCGAAGCGGTCAGAGCTGCGGCGGATCCAAGCCAGTTCCCAGAGCAGATACGCGATCAGGGGCTGCAACCCTGGCAGGTCCTGAAGCTCTATGTCGCGGACTCCAGGGAACCAATCTACCTGACGCCGGACCTCCAGGCAAGAGTGAGTGACGAGTACAGCATGAGTGCCTGGGCAGACAAACCCACCGTCGACATCAACGTCGGTGCGTTCGACCCGATCCTCGGTCGCTCCTACCAAGAGGTCGGCGCGCTCGCCCGGTCCATGCACAAGTGCCAGGGCATGGTCCGTCCGGGAGTGAAGGGAGACCAGATCGTCCATTACAGGCTGGTCGAAAGCGCCGTTGGCGTCCAGGCGAACGCCAAGGAGAAGAGCGTGTTCGACGGGATCGACACGTCTCTCAATGCGCTGCTTGCTGGCCTTAACGCGCCTTCAGACGCGCTTACGAGCCTCCGCCAGCGGATCGTTGAACTAGACAGCACGGTCCGGGACGTGCTCGCTGGGCTCAGCTATGCTCAGCCTCAGGCTGTGGCCGGCGACTTACTGAGAGGGCTTCAGTTGGTCCGGGAGATGGAGCGCGAGGTGTCTGCGATGCCGATAGCGCCGGCAGATAGATCCCTCGTTCTCCAGCGCCTTGCCGACAAGGAACGCGACTTCGTGCAGGCCGCGCAAGACCTCTTCGCTGCGTCGCTCGATGTAACGACCGATGATGCCGATGTTGTGCCCGGCCAGACCGTGACTGTCACAGCCGCGTTCTGGAACCGGGGGGATGAGCCCGTCGAGAATATCCGCATTCACCTCGACCTTCCTGTTGGCTGGACCGTCAGCCCCGAAACGGTCGAGTTCGCCAGCGTGACTCATAACCAGAAGGTGGAAGCGAAGTTCAAGGTCACCGTGGCACCCAAGGCGTCATACACTGACGCGCACGATAACAGCCCGGTCCAAGCCACAGCGGACTGGGAGGTTATGGGCGTGCCCCTGTCGACGGCAGGAGCTGCGGAGATGCGAGTCGTGCCGGTTGTGGCCGTGTCGCTGACGCCCGAGAAACTCATGACGCTCGCGCTTGACACCGCCGTGGTGAAGGAGTTGGCCGTAGGTCTTCGCAACAACAGCAAGGGGCCTATCACGGGGCGGGTGGTTCTGGACCTCCCCAAGGGCTGGACTTTGGCGGATTCTTCGGCCACGGAATTCACGCTGAAGTCGGAGGGCCAGGAGACCTCCGTGCCTGTGAAGGTCGTCATCCCGGCGCACGCACTCACTGGCCGATATATGATAGGAGCCAGGGCAGAGTACGGTGGCGGCGAGTCGAACGTAGGCTATCAAGTGATTGCCTATCCGCATATCAACACACGCTATCTTTACAAACCAGCCCAAGCGCGCCTGGCCGTCATCGATGTGAAGGTCGCACCCGAGCTCAAGGTCGGCTACGTCAGCAGCGGGTTCGACCAGGTGCCGGAGTACCTCGAAGAGATGAGCGTGAATGTCCACCTCCTGACCGCGGCTGACCTGAACGCCTCCGACCTGTCGCAATACGATACCATTATACTTGGGATCCGAGCCTATCTCAGCCGTCCGGACCTAGTTGCCAACAACGGGCGCTTGCTCGACTACGTGCGAAATGGTGGCAATCTGATCGTCCAATACAGCAAGACCGGAGAATGGCGCCAAGATTACGCTCCGTTCCCGATCACAGTGAGCAGCAACCGCGTTACGGTAGAGGAGGCTCCGGTGACGGTGCTGCAACCCGACCACGTCCTCTTCAACGCACCGAATAAGATCTCCGCGGAGGACTGGGAAGGATGGATTCAGGAGAGGGGCCTGTACTTCCCCAATAGCTGGGCCAAGGAGTATACCGCTCTCACCGCCTGCAACGACCCGGGCGAGCCATCTCAGCAGGGCCCGTGGCTGATCGCGCGGTATGGGAAAGGGACGTATATCTATACAGCGTATGTCTGGTATCGCCAGCTTGATAGCCTAGTGTCTGGCGGATACCGGATCTTTGCCAACATGATCAGCCTCCCCCGGGTGCAGCACGGCGACGCAACCCATTGA
- a CDS encoding ROK family transcriptional regulator has protein sequence MAFASLRTTASVRRHNLSLLLEIIESQGPISRASLSRVTGLSQPTVGAAIDVLFRSGLVRPVGTGESSGGRPPIMLEFNATHGFIVGIDLGGTNIKVGLTDLRGRVLCRIEEPTPKWQNGSPGAVTDAICAAVQKAVDEAGVSWERVLAIGVGAPGVTDPNTGTVSLAPAVGWDRTPVRTLLTERFRIPVRVDNDVNAAAMAEQAFGHGREYPNFVFVAIGTGIGAGVVINSQLYRGATYAAGELGYMVIDHSWNPADVRDFGCLESMAAAPAITRWAQEVLPGSMSDESVGPREHAGGATDASTMLTGGPEALFKAAEEGYEPAKQAVARIAGYLAAALTNVAVLLDPHAIILGGGISQAGDTLLNPVIERMRQLSPVVPVLRFSALGADAGLLGAAALGISEIKERLLNGE, from the coding sequence ATGGCCTTTGCATCACTTCGAACCACCGCGAGCGTGCGTCGCCACAACTTGAGTCTGCTTCTGGAGATCATCGAGTCTCAGGGCCCCATTTCACGGGCAAGCCTCTCAAGGGTGACAGGTTTGAGCCAGCCCACGGTGGGGGCTGCGATAGATGTGCTCTTCCGGAGCGGGCTTGTTCGGCCGGTCGGGACCGGTGAATCGAGCGGCGGCCGTCCGCCAATCATGTTGGAGTTCAACGCCACGCACGGGTTCATTGTGGGAATCGACTTAGGAGGTACCAACATCAAGGTCGGCCTGACCGATTTGCGGGGTCGGGTGCTTTGCCGAATTGAGGAGCCGACGCCGAAGTGGCAGAATGGCTCTCCTGGCGCCGTGACCGACGCGATCTGCGCCGCCGTTCAGAAGGCCGTGGACGAAGCGGGAGTGAGTTGGGAGAGGGTCTTGGCGATTGGGGTCGGCGCGCCGGGAGTGACGGACCCCAATACCGGCACGGTGAGCCTCGCGCCTGCGGTGGGGTGGGACAGGACCCCTGTGCGAACTCTTCTCACCGAAAGGTTCCGAATCCCAGTGCGTGTGGATAATGACGTGAACGCTGCTGCCATGGCGGAGCAAGCCTTCGGCCACGGCCGCGAGTATCCCAATTTCGTATTCGTGGCGATAGGGACGGGCATCGGCGCCGGTGTCGTGATAAACAGCCAGTTATATAGGGGGGCCACCTATGCGGCCGGCGAACTGGGGTACATGGTCATAGACCATTCGTGGAATCCGGCCGATGTGCGGGACTTCGGGTGTCTTGAGAGCATGGCTGCTGCGCCAGCCATCACGCGATGGGCACAAGAGGTCTTGCCGGGAAGCATGTCTGATGAGAGCGTCGGCCCGCGCGAGCACGCTGGCGGCGCGACCGACGCCTCGACCATGCTGACGGGAGGGCCGGAGGCGCTATTCAAGGCCGCAGAGGAGGGCTATGAGCCTGCCAAGCAGGCTGTTGCGAGGATCGCTGGGTACTTGGCGGCTGCTCTAACCAACGTGGCGGTGTTGTTGGATCCTCACGCGATCATCCTCGGCGGCGGGATCTCACAAGCCGGCGACACGTTGCTCAACCCAGTGATAGAAAGAATGAGGCAACTATCCCCGGTCGTTCCCGTGCTGCGTTTCTCCGCGTTAGGCGCCGACGCCGGGCTCTTGGGCGCCGCGGCTCTGGGGATTTCGGAGATAAAGGAAAGGTTGCTGAACGGGGAATGA
- the argH gene encoding argininosuccinate lyase: MTLMTHSPNGDKQRAWSPDGRRATAKENQTQATAGQLNEERNPVYVEAVLRPDFAFARERLLRYILEVDVAHVIMLMRCEIVPAETARALLRVIGPMMESPEETAPAVYDPRFEDLFFMIEECVARDAGDEAAGSMHVALSRNDLDTAIFRMAARDRLIELGRRLDALRRTLLDVAERERATVMPAYTHNQQAQPTTFGHYLAAVEAVVARDGQRLIQAWPRTNLSPLGAAALAGTGFPVDREWISASLGFEGLVENTYDAVSSADYALELAGICSGTAGDLSRFVCDLMFWATNEVGVLRLDDAFIQVSSIMPQKRNPVALEHTRALLGKAIAGEASGRLLLHNVPFGDVNDAGVQLQPIVHEQCSRLREAVALLGEVLATMKVDQEVLKQRAIRSFATSTELADTLVRRDRLPFRLAHRVVSRLAARLSAAGRVWSELALSELEAEVRAVTGGSQGTSLTSDELQAALDPLEFVARRRVPGGPAEAVLGEYLKRRRQALSESTAFWDKCEASMKAYRERLSREWRKAVQSQA; encoded by the coding sequence ATGACGCTGATGACGCATAGTCCCAACGGAGACAAGCAGCGGGCCTGGTCCCCGGATGGACGTAGAGCGACCGCGAAGGAGAACCAGACGCAGGCAACCGCGGGGCAGCTCAACGAGGAGCGGAACCCCGTATATGTGGAGGCTGTCTTGCGACCGGACTTCGCTTTCGCGAGAGAACGGCTCTTGCGCTACATCCTCGAGGTGGATGTAGCCCACGTCATCATGCTCATGCGCTGCGAGATCGTCCCTGCCGAGACGGCTCGCGCCCTCTTGCGAGTAATCGGGCCGATGATGGAGAGTCCCGAAGAAACCGCGCCTGCTGTGTACGATCCCCGGTTCGAGGATCTCTTCTTCATGATTGAGGAGTGCGTCGCAAGGGACGCTGGAGACGAAGCCGCCGGGTCAATGCATGTGGCGCTGAGTCGCAACGACCTAGATACGGCTATCTTCAGGATGGCGGCACGCGACAGGCTCATCGAGCTGGGCCGGAGATTGGATGCACTGCGTCGAACCCTTTTGGACGTGGCGGAACGGGAACGTGCCACTGTCATGCCCGCGTACACCCACAATCAGCAAGCTCAGCCCACCACGTTTGGGCATTACCTCGCCGCCGTTGAGGCGGTGGTGGCGCGCGACGGGCAAAGGCTCATCCAAGCGTGGCCTCGCACCAACCTCTCCCCGCTGGGCGCCGCAGCACTGGCAGGCACCGGGTTTCCCGTGGACCGCGAGTGGATCAGTGCCTCGCTCGGCTTCGAAGGCCTAGTAGAGAACACGTATGATGCGGTGTCTTCCGCGGATTACGCCCTTGAGCTCGCAGGGATCTGTAGCGGAACGGCTGGGGATCTGAGCAGGTTCGTCTGTGACCTGATGTTCTGGGCCACGAACGAGGTGGGTGTTCTGCGGCTGGACGACGCATTCATCCAGGTCTCAAGCATCATGCCGCAAAAGCGCAACCCGGTGGCCCTGGAGCACACGCGTGCCCTTCTCGGGAAGGCGATCGCCGGGGAGGCAAGCGGGAGGCTGCTGTTGCACAACGTTCCGTTTGGAGACGTGAACGACGCCGGCGTCCAACTGCAGCCCATAGTGCATGAGCAATGCAGCCGCCTACGCGAGGCCGTGGCCTTGCTTGGCGAGGTCCTGGCAACCATGAAGGTCGATCAGGAGGTGCTGAAACAGCGGGCCATCCGCAGCTTCGCCACCTCCACCGAGCTGGCTGACACTCTGGTGCGCCGAGACCGCCTTCCATTCCGCCTCGCCCATCGGGTTGTGAGCAGGCTGGCGGCTCGGCTCAGTGCGGCAGGTAGGGTGTGGTCCGAGCTCGCCCTCTCAGAGTTGGAGGCGGAGGTGCGCGCGGTCACCGGAGGGAGTCAGGGGACAAGTTTAACAAGCGATGAGCTCCAGGCCGCTTTGGATCCCCTTGAGTTTGTGGCGCGACGGCGAGTCCCGGGCGGGCCTGCGGAAGCAGTGCTCGGGGAGTACTTGAAACGGCGGCGCCAGGCCTTGAGCGAAAGCACGGCCTTTTGGGACAAGTGTGAGGCATCCATGAAGGCTTATAGAGAACGGCTCTCGCGAGAGTGGCGCAAGGCGGTGCAAAGTCAGGCCTAG
- a CDS encoding extracellular solute-binding protein has product MLKRWLSLSMIVVMTTLLWAASASVAAAKEVTIEYWQYYYESKVKLMTDLIKQFEQQNPGIRVEQKTFPYEQFNQKVAISVPAGTGPDVVNLYYGWVPKYVDGGYLQPLPADAFPASTIQKEFLPMVEAAKLNGQYWGLPTAVRALALFWNKDLFKEAGLDPNAPPQTWEQLQEYAIKLTKRDKNDQLVQEGYAWNADGQDNHVFIQVLLRQWGVTPFSPDNKQVLWNSKPGGYEAFQWWTDLAVKHRVGDPTFMGDYRTAFITGKAAMMIDGSFALGTLRDKAKNINWGVTTLPVRAANPSVRANVGSFWMNALTVNAKDEKRDAAIKFLRFLTSPEVMKVWMEKVGELPARSALTEDPALQKDPIYGPFLAGLKYAHATFFVDETSERQAIIDATNEVRLQGTNPKVALDRLVASEQKIRDEYFSNR; this is encoded by the coding sequence ATGCTTAAGCGTTGGCTGAGCTTATCCATGATAGTGGTCATGACCACTCTACTGTGGGCTGCATCGGCTTCGGTTGCGGCGGCCAAGGAGGTCACCATCGAATACTGGCAGTACTACTACGAGAGCAAGGTCAAGCTCATGACCGACCTCATCAAACAATTCGAGCAGCAGAACCCGGGAATCCGCGTGGAGCAGAAGACCTTTCCTTACGAGCAGTTCAACCAGAAGGTCGCCATTTCCGTTCCTGCGGGCACGGGGCCGGATGTGGTCAACCTTTACTATGGCTGGGTGCCCAAGTACGTGGACGGTGGCTACCTCCAGCCATTGCCGGCTGACGCCTTTCCGGCCAGCACCATACAGAAAGAGTTCCTCCCCATGGTAGAAGCTGCCAAGCTGAACGGTCAGTACTGGGGGCTGCCCACAGCCGTGCGCGCGCTGGCATTGTTCTGGAACAAGGACCTCTTCAAAGAGGCGGGGCTCGATCCGAACGCTCCGCCACAGACATGGGAGCAGCTGCAGGAGTATGCAATCAAGCTGACTAAGCGCGACAAGAACGACCAACTCGTCCAGGAAGGCTATGCTTGGAACGCCGACGGGCAAGACAACCACGTCTTCATCCAGGTGCTGCTCCGGCAGTGGGGCGTGACTCCATTCTCACCCGACAACAAGCAGGTGCTGTGGAACTCCAAGCCCGGTGGATATGAGGCTTTCCAGTGGTGGACGGACCTCGCGGTCAAGCACCGCGTAGGCGATCCCACGTTCATGGGCGACTACCGCACCGCGTTTATCACGGGCAAGGCAGCCATGATGATCGACGGCTCCTTTGCTCTTGGGACGTTGAGAGATAAGGCGAAGAACATCAACTGGGGCGTCACGACCCTCCCGGTGCGGGCAGCGAACCCGAGCGTACGCGCAAACGTTGGCTCCTTCTGGATGAATGCCTTGACGGTCAACGCGAAGGACGAGAAGCGCGACGCTGCCATCAAGTTCCTGAGGTTCCTCACCTCTCCAGAGGTGATGAAAGTTTGGATGGAGAAGGTCGGTGAACTGCCGGCGCGGAGCGCCTTGACCGAGGACCCAGCGCTTCAGAAGGACCCGATCTACGGTCCGTTCCTAGCAGGACTGAAGTACGCGCATGCTACGTTCTTCGTGGATGAAACATCCGAGCGTCAGGCGATAATCGATGCCACCAACGAAGTCCGTCTCCAGGGCACGAATCCCAAGGTGGCCCTCGATCGTCTCGTAGCCAGTGAGCAGAAGATCCGGGACGAGTACTTCAGCAATCGGTAA
- a CDS encoding sugar ABC transporter permease: protein MHLSLRQRKALWGYAFLALPLIFFLVVRIYPALSALNMSLHQWDVMSARKPFVGLRNFVELWHDQVFWKAALNTLLYVVISVPLELILGLLVAVTIQSVNRFRGFYRTIYFVPYITSTVAVSWVWRWMYFKNGGVFNQILLSLGLPAQSFLSGPEQALYCVTAVVVWQALGYYVVIFLAGLEMVPSMYKEAAKIDGASSWHVFRYVTLPLLNPTVVFLAVLGTINSLQIFTQIMNMTSGGYGQGDLGGPLNSTLSLVVYIYKQAFYRFQMGYASAITVVLFAIILVATLIELKVLSRRVEY, encoded by the coding sequence ATGCACTTGTCCTTGCGCCAACGGAAGGCGTTGTGGGGGTACGCGTTTCTCGCGCTGCCACTCATCTTTTTCCTGGTCGTCCGCATCTACCCAGCGCTATCGGCTCTGAACATGAGCCTGCACCAGTGGGACGTCATGTCGGCGCGAAAGCCTTTCGTTGGGCTGCGGAACTTCGTTGAGCTATGGCATGACCAGGTCTTTTGGAAAGCCGCCCTCAATACCCTCCTGTACGTCGTGATCTCCGTGCCCCTAGAGCTCATCCTGGGCCTCCTGGTGGCCGTGACGATTCAATCTGTGAATCGCTTTAGAGGGTTCTATCGCACGATATACTTTGTTCCGTATATCACGTCCACTGTCGCGGTGAGCTGGGTTTGGCGCTGGATGTACTTTAAGAACGGCGGCGTGTTCAATCAGATCTTGCTCAGCCTGGGATTGCCAGCTCAATCTTTCCTGTCAGGGCCGGAGCAAGCCTTGTATTGCGTGACTGCGGTGGTGGTGTGGCAGGCGCTTGGGTACTACGTGGTGATCTTCCTTGCCGGTCTGGAGATGGTTCCCTCGATGTACAAGGAAGCGGCTAAGATCGATGGGGCAAGCAGTTGGCACGTCTTTCGGTATGTCACGCTCCCGCTACTGAATCCCACCGTCGTTTTCCTGGCGGTCTTGGGAACAATCAATTCCCTTCAAATCTTCACCCAGATCATGAACATGACCTCCGGCGGCTATGGGCAGGGAGACCTCGGCGGTCCCCTGAACAGCACGCTCAGCTTGGTTGTGTATATCTACAAGCAAGCATTCTATCGGTTCCAGATGGGATATGCGTCTGCCATCACCGTTGTCCTTTTCGCGATCATTTTGGTGGCAACGCTGATTGAGCTCAAGGTCCTGAGTCGTCGCGTAGAATACTGA
- a CDS encoding carbohydrate ABC transporter permease — MVFPFLWMLATSFKESAEVFNISLIPRRPTWENYRTLLEGTQYLRWYLNSAIVAVITTMSEAFFDTMAGYGLAKIRFPGRGLILVLILSTLMIPTEMLIIPWYMMFTRAGLVDTYWGIMLPGLVSAFGVFLMNQFMQGIPDDLLDAARIDGLSEFGVWWHVALHQVKPALAALCILVFLGNWNAFLWPVIVIESPAMRTLPVGIALFSGEAGPEWQLIMAAASLAVVPVVVVFAFFQRQIVQGIALTGMK, encoded by the coding sequence ATGGTCTTTCCGTTCTTGTGGATGCTTGCGACGTCGTTCAAGGAGAGCGCGGAGGTCTTCAACATCAGCCTGATACCGCGCAGGCCGACCTGGGAGAACTACCGTACGCTGCTTGAAGGCACCCAGTACCTACGCTGGTATCTGAACAGCGCGATAGTGGCGGTTATCACCACTATGAGCGAGGCCTTCTTTGACACGATGGCGGGATATGGTCTGGCAAAGATCAGGTTCCCTGGGCGCGGGTTGATCCTGGTGTTGATCCTGAGCACGCTCATGATCCCCACCGAGATGTTGATCATTCCCTGGTACATGATGTTTACGAGGGCAGGGCTTGTGGACACATACTGGGGCATCATGTTGCCGGGCCTCGTGTCGGCGTTCGGCGTGTTTCTCATGAACCAGTTCATGCAGGGCATCCCCGATGACTTGTTGGACGCAGCTAGGATCGATGGCTTGAGCGAGTTCGGGGTGTGGTGGCATGTGGCATTGCACCAAGTAAAACCCGCCTTAGCGGCCTTATGTATCTTGGTATTCCTGGGAAACTGGAACGCGTTCTTGTGGCCCGTCATCGTCATTGAAAGCCCTGCCATGCGCACCCTGCCGGTGGGTATCGCCCTCTTCAGTGGGGAAGCGGGGCCGGAGTGGCAGCTCATAATGGCTGCGGCGAGCCTGGCTGTGGTCCCGGTCGTGGTGGTCTTTGCCTTCTTCCAGAGGCAGATCGTCCAGGGAATTGCCCTGACTGGGATGAAATGA
- a CDS encoding aminotransferase class I/II-fold pyridoxal phosphate-dependent enzyme translates to MARRNDQARMSQWKQQTRLLHIGEEPGTYLNAVVPPLFQTSLFVYDSYEDLDEAFGNREHHFIYTREQNPTVELTASKIADLEGAEAGKLFGSGMAAISSTILSQVGSGDHIVCVKSAYGPAMSFLRGWLPRFGVTTTFVDGKDAAEFEAAIRPETKLIYLESPTSIIFELQDLRAVSAIAKEHGIVTAIDNSWATPVFQRPIEFGIDLVIHSASKYLGGHSDIVAGVVVGRKALVDKIAANERVLLGGILGPFEAWLLLRGLRTLDVRLRRHEQNAMKVAQFLAAHPKVARVNYPGLPSYPQRELAVSQMSGSSGLMSIVIDTDSEGVRRFVNGLTLFGLGVSWGGFESLAWAPIISMAKEQPEAVWKAAGVEPALVRLAIGLEDADDLISDLDTALALV, encoded by the coding sequence ATGGCACGCAGGAATGATCAGGCCAGGATGTCACAATGGAAGCAGCAAACTCGCTTACTACACATCGGCGAAGAACCGGGCACGTACTTGAACGCGGTAGTGCCCCCGCTCTTCCAGACTTCGCTCTTCGTCTACGACAGCTATGAGGATCTAGACGAGGCTTTTGGTAACAGGGAACACCACTTCATATACACGCGCGAACAGAATCCAACGGTGGAGCTGACCGCCTCCAAGATCGCGGATCTCGAAGGCGCTGAGGCCGGGAAGCTCTTTGGCTCCGGCATGGCCGCAATATCGTCCACCATCCTGTCCCAGGTTGGCTCGGGAGACCACATCGTATGCGTGAAATCCGCGTATGGACCGGCGATGAGTTTCCTTCGTGGCTGGCTTCCCCGTTTCGGGGTGACCACGACGTTCGTGGACGGCAAGGACGCCGCGGAGTTCGAGGCCGCGATCAGGCCGGAGACGAAGCTCATATACCTAGAGAGCCCAACAAGCATAATCTTTGAGCTCCAGGACCTTAGGGCGGTGTCTGCAATAGCGAAGGAGCATGGCATCGTCACCGCCATCGACAACTCGTGGGCCACGCCGGTGTTCCAGCGTCCGATCGAGTTTGGCATCGACCTGGTGATCCACTCGGCCAGCAAGTACCTCGGCGGACATAGCGACATAGTCGCCGGTGTCGTCGTAGGCCGCAAAGCCCTCGTGGACAAGATCGCCGCTAACGAGCGAGTCCTGCTCGGCGGCATTCTCGGACCGTTCGAAGCCTGGCTGCTGCTTCGAGGGCTTCGAACTCTAGACGTTCGCCTCAGGCGCCACGAACAGAACGCCATGAAAGTGGCTCAATTCCTTGCCGCACACCCTAAGGTGGCTCGCGTCAATTACCCCGGGCTTCCCTCATACCCTCAACGCGAGCTAGCAGTCTCCCAGATGTCGGGCTCGAGTGGGCTCATGAGTATCGTGATCGACACCGACTCGGAGGGCGTGAGACGATTCGTGAACGGTCTCACCCTCTTCGGCCTGGGGGTAAGCTGGGGCGGGTTCGAGAGCCTCGCATGGGCGCCGATCATCAGCATGGCCAAGGAGCAGCCGGAGGCCGTATGGAAGGCGGCAGGAGTAGAGCCTGCCCTCGTAAGGCTTGCGATCGGCCTCGAGGACGCCGACGATCTCATAAGTGACTTGGATACGGCTTTAGCCTTAGTCTGA
- a CDS encoding carbohydrate ABC transporter permease has protein sequence MIHRRPAWQRVGRGLGLLCFLVFALFPLYWMVLTSLKPTQELFSHNINYWPLNPSLQHYLGVLRRTSFPVYFRNSLLVAGITSLTVLVISIFGGYAIARFRFKGRQASLMILLATQMFPGVILVSPIFILFAKMHLLNTLVGLILIYVTLNIPFAVFLMRGYFESVPVEIEEAAHIDGCSRVAAIWRVLVPSLWPGLVATIVFVFTAAWSEMIFAIMFINSEGLKTVPVGLTMFVSKFNVDWGMMMAAATLALIPVAILFGFIQRYLVQGLTMGAVKG, from the coding sequence ATGATTCACCGCAGACCCGCTTGGCAACGAGTGGGGCGTGGGCTCGGGCTTCTCTGCTTCCTTGTCTTTGCATTGTTCCCATTGTATTGGATGGTCCTGACCTCGCTCAAGCCAACCCAGGAACTGTTCTCGCACAACATCAACTACTGGCCGCTGAATCCCAGTCTGCAGCACTACCTGGGAGTGCTCCGGCGCACATCGTTCCCGGTGTACTTCAGGAACAGCCTGCTCGTCGCGGGCATCACATCGTTGACAGTCCTGGTGATCAGCATCTTCGGTGGGTATGCTATCGCCAGGTTCAGGTTCAAAGGCAGGCAGGCAAGCCTGATGATTCTCCTTGCCACCCAGATGTTCCCCGGGGTCATACTGGTGAGCCCGATCTTCATCTTGTTCGCCAAGATGCATCTTCTCAATACCCTCGTCGGCTTGATTCTCATATACGTTACGCTCAACATACCATTCGCAGTGTTCCTGATGCGCGGGTACTTCGAGAGCGTCCCTGTCGAGATCGAGGAGGCAGCACACATCGATGGATGCAGCCGTGTGGCGGCCATATGGAGGGTGCTCGTGCCGTCGCTGTGGCCGGGACTCGTCGCCACGATCGTATTCGTGTTTACCGCTGCGTGGAGCGAGATGATATTCGCGATAATGTTCATCAACAGCGAAGGACTCAAGACGGTGCCCGTCGGGCTAACGATGTTCGTGAGCAAGTTCAACGTCGACTGGGGCATGATGATGGCCGCCGCGACGTTGGCACTCATCCCGGTGGCAATCCTATTCGGTTTCATACAGAGGTACCTGGTCCAGGGCCTTACCATGGGCGCGGTCAAGGGCTGA